One genomic segment of Streptomyces liangshanensis includes these proteins:
- a CDS encoding biotin--[acetyl-CoA-carboxylase] ligase, which produces MSDPDTPHSRWSDLERPPLNAQALRRGLIRPGGLWTSLDVVTTTGSTNSDLAAAAVARDPRAEGAVLVAEEQTAGRGRMDRRWSAPARSGLFFSVLLTPGDAVPVERWGWLPLLTGVAVATAVARSAGVDTALKWPNDLLVTVGGEERKAGGILAERAGDAAVVVGIGLNVSLREEELPVPAAGSLALANAVSLDRDTLLRSVLRSLERWYGDWREAGGDPAASGLQEAYAAGCATLGRTVRALLPGERELVGEAVAVDGDGRLVVATEEAGRVPVGAGDVIHLR; this is translated from the coding sequence ATGAGCGATCCCGATACCCCACACAGCCGCTGGTCCGACCTGGAGCGGCCGCCTCTGAACGCCCAGGCGCTGCGGCGCGGGCTGATCCGGCCGGGTGGCCTGTGGACGTCCCTGGACGTCGTCACGACCACCGGCTCGACCAACTCGGACCTCGCGGCGGCGGCCGTCGCCCGGGACCCGCGCGCCGAGGGCGCGGTGCTGGTGGCCGAGGAGCAGACGGCGGGGCGGGGGCGGATGGACCGGCGGTGGTCGGCGCCGGCGCGCTCCGGGCTCTTCTTCTCCGTGCTCCTCACGCCGGGTGACGCCGTGCCCGTCGAGCGGTGGGGGTGGCTGCCGCTGCTCACCGGTGTGGCCGTGGCGACGGCGGTGGCGCGGTCGGCGGGCGTGGACACGGCCCTCAAGTGGCCGAACGACCTGCTGGTCACCGTGGGCGGGGAGGAGCGCAAGGCGGGCGGGATTCTCGCGGAGCGGGCGGGGGACGCGGCGGTGGTCGTGGGCATCGGCCTGAACGTCTCGCTGCGGGAGGAGGAGCTGCCGGTCCCGGCCGCGGGGTCGCTGGCGCTGGCGAACGCGGTGTCCCTGGACCGGGACACGCTGCTGCGGTCCGTCCTGCGTTCCCTGGAGCGGTGGTACGGGGACTGGCGCGAGGCGGGCGGCGACCCGGCGGCGTCAGGCCTCCAGGAGGCGTACGCGGCGGGTTGCGCGACGCTGGGCCGCACGGTCCGGGCCCTGCTGCCGGGGGAGCGGGAGCTGGTGGGGGAGGCGGTGGCCGTTGACGGGGACGGGCGCCTGGTGGTGGCCACGGAGGAGGCGGGGCGGGTGCCGGTGGGCGCGGGAGACGTGATCCACCTGCGCTGA
- a CDS encoding acyl-CoA carboxylase subunit beta: MSEPETAHTTAGKIADLQHRIEEATHAGSARAVEKQHAKGKLTARERVGLLLDEGSFVELDEFARHRSTAFGIEKNRPYGDGVVTGYGTVEGRPVCVYSQDFTIFGGSLGEVYGEKIVKVMDFALKTGCPIIGINDGGGARIQEGVVALGLFAEIFRRNVHASGVVPQISLIVGPCAGGAVYSPAITDFTVMVDQTSHMFITGPDVIKTVTGEDVGFEELGGARTHNTTSGVAHHMAGDEKDAIEYVKSLLSYLPSNNLSEPPAFPEQAALETTDEDRELDTLIPDSANQPYDMHLVVEHVLDDGEFLETQALFAPNIITGFGRVEGYPVGIVANQPMQFAGCLDINASEKAARFVRTCDAFNVPVLTFVDVPGFLPGLDQEYGGIIRRGAKLIYAYAEATVPLITVITRKAFGGAYDVMGSKHLGADLNLAWPTAQIAVMGAQGAVNILHRRTIAAAGDEDAQDAARAGLIQEYEDALLNPYVAAERGYVDAVIMPSDTRAHLVKGLRQLRTKRESLPPKKHGNIPL, translated from the coding sequence ATGTCCGAGCCCGAAACCGCCCACACCACCGCGGGCAAGATCGCGGACCTCCAGCACCGTATCGAGGAAGCCACGCACGCGGGCTCCGCGCGCGCCGTCGAGAAGCAGCACGCCAAGGGCAAGCTGACGGCACGCGAACGCGTCGGCCTGCTGCTCGACGAGGGCTCGTTCGTCGAGCTGGACGAGTTCGCGCGGCACCGCTCGACCGCCTTCGGCATCGAGAAGAACCGCCCGTACGGCGACGGCGTGGTGACCGGTTACGGCACGGTCGAGGGCCGCCCGGTCTGCGTCTACTCGCAGGACTTCACGATCTTCGGCGGCTCGCTCGGAGAGGTGTACGGCGAGAAGATCGTGAAGGTCATGGACTTCGCGCTGAAGACCGGCTGCCCGATCATCGGCATCAACGACGGCGGCGGCGCCCGCATCCAGGAGGGCGTGGTCGCCCTCGGCCTGTTCGCCGAGATCTTCCGGCGCAACGTGCACGCCTCCGGGGTCGTCCCGCAGATCAGCCTGATCGTCGGCCCCTGCGCGGGCGGCGCCGTCTACTCCCCCGCCATCACGGACTTCACGGTGATGGTGGACCAGACCTCGCACATGTTCATCACGGGCCCCGACGTCATCAAGACGGTGACCGGCGAGGACGTCGGCTTCGAGGAGCTGGGCGGAGCCCGTACGCACAACACCACGTCCGGCGTGGCGCATCACATGGCGGGGGACGAGAAGGACGCCATCGAATACGTCAAGTCCCTGCTCTCGTACCTCCCTTCGAACAACCTCTCCGAGCCGCCCGCCTTCCCCGAGCAGGCCGCGCTGGAGACGACCGACGAGGACCGCGAGCTCGACACGCTGATCCCGGACTCGGCGAACCAGCCGTACGACATGCACCTCGTCGTCGAACACGTGCTGGACGACGGCGAGTTCCTGGAGACGCAGGCGCTGTTCGCGCCGAACATCATCACGGGCTTCGGCCGGGTCGAGGGCTATCCGGTGGGGATCGTCGCCAACCAGCCGATGCAGTTCGCCGGCTGTCTGGACATCAACGCCTCGGAGAAGGCGGCCCGCTTCGTCCGTACGTGTGACGCCTTCAACGTGCCGGTGCTGACGTTCGTGGACGTGCCGGGCTTCCTGCCCGGCCTGGACCAGGAGTACGGCGGCATCATCCGGCGCGGCGCGAAGCTGATCTACGCGTACGCGGAGGCCACCGTCCCGCTGATCACGGTGATCACCCGCAAGGCGTTCGGCGGCGCGTACGACGTGATGGGCTCCAAGCACCTCGGCGCCGACCTCAACCTCGCCTGGCCGACGGCGCAGATCGCGGTGATGGGCGCGCAGGGCGCGGTGAACATCCTGCACCGCCGTACGATCGCGGCGGCCGGCGACGAGGACGCGCAGGACGCGGCCAGGGCGGGGCTGATCCAGGAGTACGAGGACGCGCTGCTCAACCCGTACGTGGCGGCCGAGCGCGGTTACGTCGACGCGGTGATCATGCCGTCGGACACCCGGGCCCACCTGGTGAAGGGCCTGCGCCAGCTCCGTACCAAGCGGGAGAGCCTGCCGCCGAAGAAGCACGGGAACATTCCGCTGTAG
- a CDS encoding acyl-CoA carboxylase subunit epsilon — translation MIKVIRGNPTPEELAAALTVVQARVRASGAEAGPPEPPAAWSAPGRVLRDRLPEPGPRSWARTYWPG, via the coding sequence ATGATCAAAGTGATACGCGGCAACCCGACTCCGGAGGAGCTGGCCGCGGCCCTGACGGTCGTACAGGCGCGGGTACGGGCCTCCGGCGCGGAGGCCGGCCCGCCCGAGCCGCCGGCCGCGTGGTCGGCCCCGGGCCGGGTGCTGAGGGACCGGCTTCCCGAGCCGGGGCCGCGCTCCTGGGCCCGTACGTACTGGCCCGGCTGA
- the mmpB gene encoding morphogenic membrane protein MmpB, whose amino-acid sequence MLWSDPKNEPPEELREGQTMLHRAGVVLALAMILAMLVLGVL is encoded by the coding sequence ATGCTGTGGTCCGACCCGAAGAACGAACCGCCGGAAGAACTGCGCGAGGGGCAGACCATGCTCCACCGCGCCGGAGTGGTCCTCGCGCTGGCGATGATCCTGGCGATGCTCGTCCTGGGGGTGCTGTGA
- a CDS encoding nucleoside triphosphate pyrophosphatase, with amino-acid sequence MARMTAPRRRLVLASASPARLSLLRQAGLAPEVIVSGVDEDALSAPTPAALALLLAEAKATAVAGLPGTAGALVVGCDSVLDLDGEALGKPADAEEATTRWKSMRGREGILRTGHCVIDTVTGRRASETASTTVRFGTPSDAEIAAYVATGEPLHVAGSFTLDGRSAPFVDSIEGSHGNVIGLSLPLLRRLLAEHGVPITDLWV; translated from the coding sequence ATGGCCCGCATGACCGCTCCCCGTCGCAGGCTCGTGCTCGCCTCCGCCTCCCCCGCCCGCCTCTCCCTGCTCCGTCAGGCCGGGCTCGCGCCCGAGGTGATCGTCAGCGGGGTCGACGAGGACGCCCTGTCCGCCCCGACCCCCGCCGCGCTCGCGCTGCTGCTCGCGGAGGCCAAGGCCACCGCCGTGGCGGGCCTCCCCGGGACGGCGGGCGCGCTGGTCGTCGGCTGCGACTCCGTGCTCGACCTGGACGGCGAGGCCCTCGGCAAGCCCGCAGACGCCGAAGAGGCCACCACCCGCTGGAAGTCGATGCGCGGTCGCGAGGGGATCCTCAGGACCGGCCACTGCGTGATCGACACGGTGACCGGCCGCCGCGCGTCCGAGACCGCCTCCACGACCGTCCGCTTCGGCACGCCGTCGGACGCCGAGATCGCCGCGTACGTCGCGACGGGCGAGCCGCTGCACGTGGCGGGGTCGTTCACGCTGGACGGCCGCTCGGCGCCGTTCGTCGACTCGATCGAGGGCAGCCACGGGAACGTGATCGGCCTGTCACTGCCCCTGCTGCGTCGGCTGCTGGCCGAGCACGGGGTGCCGATCACCGATCTGTGGGTCTGA